The following are encoded in a window of Verrucomicrobiia bacterium genomic DNA:
- a CDS encoding DNA replication/repair protein RecF, translated as MASLRLRDFRNYAKLDVSLSPGFHLLLGNNAQGKTNILEAIYLMATLRSFRGVGSSQMVRHGQKGYFAGCKVVGQGEHDIKMYWSAAERSLSVDGRPVRKISEYLGTLRTVVFCTEDLQLVKGPGRARRRFLDLLLSQTQPGYLPLLQRYAHAVRSRNALLKRAIVDEAALDSFTRELIAAGDEIIRLRRELVPRFSPVARLAYRRISNDAEELRMEYLPSIKTDFAVELANSRRRERSTRTTVVGPHRDEVQLLLNDRSAAQFGSEGQKRTLVIALKMAQAEYLTGRHGSPPVLLIDDIMGELDVTRRAGLIPLLERSQQARGQVFMTATEENWPSELSRELKKWRVVSGSIIPDA; from the coding sequence GTGGCCAGCTTACGCCTTCGAGACTTTCGCAATTATGCAAAGTTGGACGTGAGCCTGTCGCCCGGGTTTCACCTGCTCCTGGGGAACAACGCGCAGGGCAAAACCAATATCCTGGAAGCCATTTATCTAATGGCGACTCTGCGCAGCTTCCGCGGGGTGGGCAGTTCGCAAATGGTGCGGCATGGGCAGAAGGGCTATTTTGCCGGATGCAAGGTGGTGGGCCAGGGTGAGCACGATATCAAAATGTACTGGTCCGCAGCAGAGCGCAGCCTCAGTGTCGACGGCCGGCCGGTTCGCAAAATTTCCGAGTATCTTGGCACGCTGCGGACTGTTGTGTTCTGCACGGAGGATCTCCAACTGGTGAAGGGACCGGGCCGGGCTCGGCGGCGTTTCCTCGACCTGCTGCTGTCGCAGACGCAGCCGGGCTATCTCCCGTTGCTGCAGCGCTACGCTCACGCGGTCCGATCGCGGAACGCCTTGCTGAAACGTGCGATTGTTGACGAGGCCGCGCTCGACAGCTTCACGCGCGAACTGATAGCCGCGGGCGACGAGATTATCCGGCTGCGGCGTGAACTGGTTCCAAGGTTTTCACCTGTGGCGCGGCTGGCTTATAGACGCATTTCGAACGACGCTGAGGAGCTGCGCATGGAGTACTTGCCGAGCATTAAAACCGATTTCGCAGTTGAACTCGCGAACTCCCGGCGCCGCGAACGCTCCACGCGCACCACGGTTGTCGGTCCGCATCGGGATGAGGTGCAGCTGTTGCTCAACGATCGTTCGGCGGCGCAATTCGGGAGCGAAGGACAGAAGCGCACATTGGTCATCGCCTTGAAAATGGCACAAGCCGAATACCTGACGGGGCGCCATGGGTCACCACCCGTCCTGTTGATTGACGATATCATGGGCGAGTTGGATGTGACGCGCCGCGCGGGTTTGATTCCACTGCTGGAGCGTTCGCAGCAGGCGCGAGGGCAGGTCTTCATGACGGCAACGGAGGAGAACTGGCCGAGCGAATTGAGCCGTGAGCTGAAGAAGTGGCGCGTCGTTTCGGGATCGATAATTCCCGACGCGTGA